Proteins found in one Streptococcus mitis genomic segment:
- a CDS encoding glycosyltransferase family 4 protein, with protein sequence MRIGLFTDTYFPQVSGVATSIRTLKTELEKQGHAVFIFTTTDKDVNRYEDWQIIRIPSVPFFAFKDRRFAYRGFSKALEIAKQYQLDIIHTQTEFSLGLLGIWIARELKIPVIHTYHTQYEDYVHYIAKGMLIRPSMVKYLVRGFLHDVDGVICPSEIVRDLLSDYKVKVEKRVIPTGIELAKFERPEIKQENLKELRSKLGIQDDEQMLLSLSRISYEKNIQAVLAAFAEVLKEEDKVKLVVAGDGPYLDDLKEQAQKLEIQDSVIFTGMIAPSETALYYKAADFFISASTSETQGLTYLESLASGTPVIAHGNPYLDNLISDKMFGTLYYGEHDLAGAILEALIATPDMNEQTLSEKLYEISAENFGKRVHEFYLDAIISNNFQKDLAKDDTVSQRIFKTVLYLPQQVVAVPVKGSRRMLKASKTQLISIRDYWKDSEE encoded by the coding sequence ATGCGAATTGGTTTATTTACAGATACCTATTTTCCTCAGGTTTCAGGTGTTGCGACCAGTATTCGAACCTTGAAAACCGAACTTGAAAAGCAGGGACATGCTGTTTTTATCTTTACGACGACAGATAAGGATGTCAATCGTTATGAAGATTGGCAAATTATCCGCATTCCAAGTGTTCCCTTCTTTGCTTTTAAAGATCGTCGCTTTGCCTATCGAGGCTTCAGCAAGGCGCTTGAAATTGCTAAACAATATCAGCTAGATATTATCCACACTCAGACAGAATTTTCTCTTGGCTTGTTGGGGATTTGGATTGCGCGTGAATTGAAGATTCCGGTCATCCATACCTATCACACCCAATACGAAGACTACGTGCATTATATTGCTAAGGGGATGTTGATTCGTCCGAGTATGGTTAAGTACCTAGTCAGAGGTTTCCTGCATGATGTGGATGGGGTGATTTGCCCGAGTGAGATTGTCCGAGACTTGCTATCTGACTATAAAGTCAAGGTTGAAAAACGTGTTATTCCTACAGGGATTGAATTAGCCAAGTTTGAGCGTCCAGAAATCAAGCAAGAAAATTTGAAAGAACTGCGTAGTAAACTAGGGATTCAAGATGATGAACAGATGTTGCTGAGTCTTTCAAGAATTTCCTATGAAAAAAATATTCAAGCAGTTTTAGCAGCTTTTGCAGAAGTTCTGAAAGAAGAAGACAAGGTTAAACTGGTGGTAGCTGGGGACGGTCCTTATCTGGATGACCTCAAAGAGCAAGCCCAGAAACTAGAGATTCAAGACTCTGTTATCTTTACAGGTATGATTGCTCCTAGTGAGACAGCTCTTTACTATAAAGCGGCGGATTTCTTCATCTCGGCATCGACAAGTGAAACGCAAGGTTTGACCTACTTGGAAAGCTTGGCTAGTGGAACGCCTGTCATTGCTCACGGAAATCCTTATCTGGACAATCTTATCAGTGATAAAATGTTTGGAACCTTGTACTATGGAGAACATGATTTGGCTGGTGCTATTTTGGAAGCCCTGATTGCAACACCAGACATGAATGAGCAGACCTTATCAGAGAAGTTGTACGAGATTTCAGCTGAAAACTTTGGAAAACGGGTACATGAGTTTTATCTGGATGCTATTATTTCAAATAATTTCCAGAAAGATTTAGCCAAAGATGATACGGTCAGTCAGCGTATCTTTAAGACAGTTTTGTATTTACCACAACAGGTAGTTGCTGTACCTGTAAAAGGCTCTAGACGGATGCTGAAGGCATCAAAAACACAGTTAATCAGCATCAGAGATTATTGGAAAGACAGTGAAGAATAG
- the obgE gene encoding GTPase ObgE: MSMFLDTVKIKVKAGNGGDGMVAFRREKYVPNGGPWGGDGGRGGNVVFVVDEGLRTLMDFRYNRHFKADSGEKGMTKGMHGRGAEDLRVRVPQGTTVRDAETGKVLTDLIEHGQEFIVAHGGRGGRGNIRFATPKNPAPEISENGEPGQERELQLELKILADVGLVGFPSVGKSTLLSVITSAKPKIGAYHFTTIVPNLGMVRTQSGESFAVADLPGLIEGASQGVGLGTQFLRHIERTRVILHIIDMSASEGRDPYEDYLAINKELESYNLRLMERPQIIVANKMDMPESQENLEEFKKKLAENYDEFEELPAIFPISGLTKQGLATLLDATAELLDKTPEFLLYDESDMEEEAYYGFDEEEKAFEISRDDDATWVLSGEKLMKLFNMTNFDRDESVMKFARQLRGMGVDEALRARGAKDGDLVRIGKFEFEFVD, encoded by the coding sequence ATGAGTATGTTTTTAGATACAGTCAAGATCAAGGTCAAGGCTGGTAATGGTGGCGATGGCATGGTTGCCTTTCGCCGTGAAAAATATGTCCCTAATGGCGGTCCTTGGGGTGGTGATGGTGGTCGTGGAGGGAATGTAGTCTTCGTTGTAGACGAAGGTTTGCGTACCTTGATGGATTTCCGCTACAATCGCCATTTCAAGGCTGATTCTGGTGAAAAAGGAATGACCAAAGGGATGCATGGTCGTGGTGCTGAAGACCTAAGAGTTCGTGTACCGCAAGGTACGACTGTTCGTGATGCGGAAACTGGTAAGGTCTTGACAGATTTGATTGAACACGGGCAAGAATTTATTGTAGCCCACGGTGGTCGTGGTGGTCGTGGAAATATCCGTTTTGCAACACCAAAAAATCCTGCACCTGAAATCTCTGAAAATGGAGAACCAGGTCAGGAACGTGAGTTACAATTGGAACTAAAAATCTTGGCTGATGTTGGTTTAGTTGGATTCCCATCTGTAGGGAAATCAACCCTTTTAAGTGTTATTACCTCAGCTAAACCTAAAATTGGTGCCTACCACTTTACGACCATTGTGCCAAATCTAGGCATGGTGCGTACCCAATCAGGTGAATCCTTTGCAGTAGCTGATTTACCAGGTTTGATTGAAGGGGCTAGTCAGGGTGTTGGTCTGGGAACTCAGTTCCTCCGTCACATCGAGCGTACACGTGTCATCCTTCACATCATTGATATGTCAGCTAGCGAAGGCCGTGATCCTTATGAGGACTACCTAGCGATCAATAAAGAGCTGGAGTCATACAATCTTCGACTCATGGAGCGTCCACAGATTATCGTAGCCAATAAGATGGATATGCCTGAGAGTCAGGAAAATCTTGAAGAATTTAAGAAAAAATTAGCTGAAAACTACGATGAATTTGAAGAGCTACCAGCTATCTTCCCAATTTCTGGATTGACCAAGCAAGGTCTGGCAACGCTCTTGGATGCTACAGCTGAATTGTTAGACAAGACACCAGAATTCTTGCTCTACGACGAGTCCGATATGGAAGAAGAAGCTTACTATGGATTTGATGAGGAAGAAAAAGCCTTTGAAATTAGTCGTGATGACGATGCAACGTGGGTACTTTCTGGTGAAAAACTCATGAAACTCTTCAATATGACCAACTTTGATCGGGACGAATCAGTCATGAAATTTGCCCGCCAGCTTCGTGGTATGGGGGTTGATGAAGCCCTTCGTGCGCGTGGTGCTAAAGATGGTGATTTGGTCCGCATTGGTAAATTTGAGTTTGAATTTGTAGACTAG
- a CDS encoding PspC domain-containing protein, which yields MRSGRDKKIAGVCAGVAHYFDMDPTIVRVIWGVLAFGYGAGIVAYIILWIIAPVASDY from the coding sequence ATGAGAAGTGGTCGTGATAAAAAGATTGCTGGTGTTTGTGCTGGAGTGGCTCATTATTTTGATATGGATCCCACTATTGTTCGTGTAATATGGGGTGTTCTTGCTTTTGGTTACGGAGCAGGAATTGTGGCTTATATCATTTTATGGATTATTGCACCCGTAGCAAGTGACTATTGA
- a CDS encoding arginine repressor, translated as MNKSEHRHQLIRALVTKNKIHTQAELQALLADNDIQVTQATLSRDIKSMNLSKVREEDNSYYVLNTGSISKWEKRLEIYMEDALVLMRPVQHQVLLKTLPGLAQSFGSIIDALSFPDAIATLCGDDVCLVICEDAEAAQKCFEELKKFAPPFFFEE; from the coding sequence ATGAATAAATCTGAACACCGACACCAGCTCATACGGGCTCTTGTAACGAAAAACAAGATTCATACTCAAGCTGAGCTACAAGCTCTTCTTGCCGATAATGATATTCAAGTTACACAAGCTACACTTTCGAGAGATATTAAAAGCATGAACCTCTCAAAAGTACGAGAAGAAGACAACTCTTACTACGTGCTCAATACAGGTTCTATCTCAAAATGGGAAAAACGTCTCGAAATTTACATGGAAGATGCTCTTGTCTTGATGCGCCCAGTTCAACACCAAGTCCTACTAAAAACCCTTCCTGGACTTGCTCAATCCTTTGGTTCTATCATTGATGCTTTGAGCTTCCCTGATGCTATCGCTACCCTCTGTGGTGATGATGTCTGCCTTGTCATCTGTGAAGATGCAGAAGCTGCCCAAAAATGCTTTGAAGAATTGAAAAAATTCGCTCCACCATTTTTCTTTGAAGAATAA
- the cpoA gene encoding alpha-galactosylglucosyldiacylglycerol synthase → MEKKKLRINMLSSSEKVAGQGVSGAYRELVRLLHRDAKDQLIVTENLPIEADVTHFHTIDFPYYLSTFQKKRSGRKIGYVHFLPDTLEGSLKIPFFLKGIVKRYVFSFYNRMEHLVVVNPMFIEDLVAAGIPREKVTYIPNFVNKEKWHPLPQEEVARLRTELGLSDNQFIVVGAGQVQKRKGIDDFIRLAEELPQITFIWAGGFSFGGMTDGYECYKKIMENPPKNLIFPGIVSPERMRELYALADLFLLPSYNELFPMTILEAASCEAPIMLRDLDLYKVILEGNYRATADREEMKEAILEYQANPVALKDLKEKAKNISREYSEEHLLQIWLDFYEKQAALGRK, encoded by the coding sequence ATGGAAAAAAAGAAATTACGCATCAATATGTTGAGTTCAAGTGAGAAAGTAGCAGGACAAGGAGTTTCAGGTGCCTACCGTGAATTAGTTCGTCTTCTTCACCGTGATGCCAAGGACCAATTGATTGTTACAGAAAATCTTCCAATAGAGGCAGATGTGACTCACTTTCATACAATTGATTTCCCCTATTATTTATCAACATTCCAGAAGAAACGATCAGGAAGGAAAATTGGCTATGTGCATTTCTTGCCTGATACACTTGAGGGGAGTTTGAAAATTCCATTTTTCTTAAAGGGAATTGTGAAACGCTATGTATTTTCTTTTTACAACCGGATGGAGCACTTGGTGGTGGTCAATCCTATGTTTATCGAGGATTTGGTGGCAGCTGGTATTCCACGTGAAAAAGTGACCTATATTCCTAACTTTGTCAACAAGGAAAAATGGCATCCTCTTCCACAGGAAGAGGTAGCGAGACTGCGAACAGAGCTAGGTCTTAGTGACAATCAGTTTATCGTAGTAGGTGCTGGTCAAGTTCAGAAACGCAAAGGGATTGACGATTTTATCCGTCTGGCTGAGGAATTGCCTCAGATTACCTTTATCTGGGCCGGTGGTTTCTCTTTTGGTGGTATGACAGATGGTTATGAGTGCTACAAGAAAATCATGGAGAATCCCCCTAAAAATTTGATTTTTCCAGGTATTGTATCGCCAGAGCGTATGCGCGAATTGTATGCCCTAGCGGACCTTTTCTTGTTGCCTAGTTATAATGAGCTCTTTCCGATGACGATTTTAGAGGCTGCCAGTTGTGAAGCTCCTATTATGTTGCGTGATTTGGATCTTTATAAGGTAATTTTGGAGGGGAATTATCGGGCGACAGCAGACAGAGAAGAGATGAAAGAAGCTATTTTGGAATATCAAGCAAATCCTGTTGCTTTAAAAGACCTCAAAGAAAAAGCTAAGAATATTTCCAGAGAGTATTCTGAAGAGCATCTGTTACAAATCTGGTTGGACTTTTATGAGAAACAAGCCGCTTTAGGGAGAAAGTAA
- the dnaG gene encoding DNA primase: MVDKQVIEEIKNNANIVEVIGDVISLQKAGRNYLGLCPFHGEKTPSFNVVEDKQFYHCFGCGRSGDVFKFIEEYQGVPFMEAVQILGQRVGIEVEKPLYSEQKPASPHQALYDMHEDAAKFYHAILMTTTMGEEARNYLYQRGLTDEVLKHFRIGLAPPERNYLYQRLSGQYREEDFLDSGLFYLSDANQFLDTFHNRIMFPLTNDQGKVIAFSGRIWQKTDSQTSKYKNSRSTAIFNKSYELYHMDRAKKSSGKSSEIYLMEGFMDVIAAYRAGIENAVASMGTALSREHVEHLKRLTKKLVLVYDGDKAGQAATLKALDEIGDMPVQIVSMPDNLDPDEYLQKNGPEDLAYLLTKTRISPIEFYIHQYKPENSENLQAQIEFIEKIAPLIVKEKSITAQNTYIHILADSLASFDYAQIEQIVNESRQVQRQNRMEGISRPTPITMTVTKQLSAIMRAEAHLLYRMMESPLVLNDYRLREDFAFATPEFQVLYDLLGQYGSLPPEVLAEQTEEVERAWYQVLAQDLPAEMSPQELSEVETTRNKALLNQDNMRIKKKVQEASHVGDTDTALEELERLISQKRRME; this comes from the coding sequence ATGGTTGACAAACAAGTCATTGAAGAAATCAAAAACAATGCCAACATTGTGGAAGTCATAGGAGATGTGATTTCTTTACAAAAGGCAGGACGGAACTATCTAGGGCTCTGTCCTTTTCATGGTGAAAAAACACCTTCTTTCAACGTTGTAGAGGACAAGCAGTTTTACCACTGTTTTGGTTGTGGCCGCTCGGGTGATGTCTTTAAATTCATCGAGGAGTACCAAGGGGTTCCCTTTATGGAGGCTGTCCAAATCTTAGGTCAGCGTGTGGGGATTGAGGTTGAAAAACCGCTTTATAGTGAACAGAAGCCAGCTTCACCCCACCAAGCTCTTTATGATATGCACGAAGATGCTGCCAAATTTTATCATGCTATTCTCATGACAACGACCATGGGGGAAGAGGCCAGAAATTACCTCTATCAGCGAGGTTTGACAGATGAAGTGCTCAAGCATTTTCGGATTGGTTTGGCACCTCCAGAACGAAACTATCTGTATCAACGTTTGTCTGGTCAATATCGTGAAGAGGATTTTTTGGATTCGGGACTGTTTTATCTCTCGGATGCTAATCAATTTTTAGATACCTTTCACAATCGGATTATGTTTCCCCTGACAAATGACCAAGGAAAGGTCATTGCCTTCTCAGGTCGTATCTGGCAGAAAACGGATTCACAAACTTCTAAGTATAAAAATAGCCGATCGACTGCAATTTTTAACAAAAGTTACGAATTATATCATATGGATAGGGCAAAAAAATCTTCTGGTAAATCCAGTGAGATTTACCTGATGGAAGGGTTCATGGATGTCATTGCAGCCTATCGGGCTGGAATCGAAAACGCTGTGGCGTCCATGGGAACAGCCTTAAGTCGTGAGCATGTTGAGCATCTGAAAAGGCTAACCAAGAAGTTGGTTCTTGTTTACGATGGCGATAAGGCTGGGCAAGCTGCGACATTGAAAGCACTGGACGAAATTGGTGATATGCCTGTGCAAATCGTTAGCATGCCTGATAACTTGGATCCAGATGAGTATCTACAAAAAAATGGACCAGAAGACTTGGCCTATCTATTAACGAAAACTCGTATTAGTCCGATTGAGTTCTACATTCACCAGTATAAGCCTGAAAATAGTGAAAATCTGCAGGCTCAGATTGAGTTTATTGAAAAAATAGCTCCCCTGATTGTTAAAGAAAAGTCTATCACTGCTCAAAACACCTATATTCATATTTTAGCTGATAGTCTGGCGTCTTTTGATTATGCCCAGATTGAGCAGATTGTTAATGAGAGTCGTCAGGTACAAAGACAGAATCGCATGGAAGGAATTTCCAGACCGACGCCAATCACCATGACTGTCACCAAGCAGTTATCGGCTATTATGAGGGCAGAAGCTCATCTACTTTATCGAATGATGGAATCCCCTCTTGTTTTAAACGATTACCGTTTGCGGGAAGACTTTGCATTTGCCACACCTGAATTTCAGGTTTTATACGACTTGCTTGGCCAATATGGTAGCCTTCCTCCAGAAGTTTTAGCAGAACAGACAGAGGAGGTTGAAAGAGCTTGGTATCAAGTCTTAGCTCAGGATTTGCCTGCTGAGATGTCACCGCAGGAACTTAGTGAAGTAGAAACGACTCGAAACAAGGCTCTCTTGAATCAGGACAATATGAGAATCAAAAAGAAGGTGCAGGAAGCTAGCCATGTAGGAGATACAGACACAGCCCTAGAAGAATTGGAACGTTTAATTTCACAAAAGAGAAGAATGGAGTAA
- a CDS encoding metal-sulfur cluster assembly factor: protein MAYTEEQIENIKTRILSALEEVIDPELGIDIVNLGLIYEIRFDGDTGQTEIDMTLTTMGCPLADLLTDQIYDAMTEVPEVTDTEVKLVWYPAWTVEKMSRYARIALGIK, encoded by the coding sequence ATGGCTTATACAGAAGAGCAAATTGAAAATATCAAAACACGAATTTTATCAGCCTTGGAAGAAGTTATTGACCCTGAGTTGGGAATCGATATTGTCAATCTTGGTTTAATCTATGAGATTCGTTTTGATGGCGATACAGGACAAACAGAGATTGATATGACTTTGACAACCATGGGTTGTCCCCTGGCAGACCTTTTGACGGATCAGATTTATGATGCCATGACAGAGGTCCCAGAAGTGACTGATACTGAGGTTAAATTGGTTTGGTATCCAGCCTGGACTGTTGAAAAAATGAGTCGCTATGCACGCATTGCCCTAGGCATTAAGTAA
- the rpoD gene encoding RNA polymerase sigma factor RpoD, with protein sequence MATKQKEVTTFDVQVAEFIRNHKQKGTATDDEINASLVIPFTLDADGIEDLLQRIQDAGISITDNEGNPSARVLSAEEEPELSDEDLIGSTSAKVNDPVRMYLKEIGVVPLLTNEEEKELALAVEAGDIEAKQRLAEANLRLVVSIAKRYVGRGMQFLDLIQEGNMGLMKAVDKFDYSKGFKFSTYATWWIRQAITRAIADQARTIRIPVHMVETINKLVREQRNLLQELGQDPTPEQIAERMDMTPDKVREILKIAQEPVSLETPIGEEDDSHLGDFIEDEVIENPVDYTTRIVLREQLDEVLDTLTDREENVLRLRFGLDDGKMRTLEDVGKVFNVTRERIRQIEAKALRKLRQPSRSKPLRDFIED encoded by the coding sequence ATGGCAACAAAACAAAAAGAAGTAACAACATTTGACGTGCAAGTAGCAGAATTTATCCGTAATCATAAGCAAAAAGGGACAGCAACAGATGATGAAATTAATGCTAGTCTGGTGATTCCTTTTACCTTGGACGCTGATGGGATTGAGGATCTCTTGCAACGGATTCAGGATGCAGGGATTTCTATCACAGATAACGAAGGAAATCCAAGTGCGCGTGTTCTTAGTGCTGAAGAAGAACCAGAACTCAGTGACGAGGACTTGATTGGTTCAACTTCGGCTAAGGTCAATGACCCTGTCCGTATGTACTTGAAAGAAATCGGGGTCGTTCCTCTCTTGACCAATGAAGAGGAAAAAGAATTGGCACTAGCAGTTGAAGCTGGTGATATCGAAGCCAAACAACGTCTTGCGGAAGCCAACCTTCGTTTGGTTGTTTCTATAGCCAAACGCTATGTCGGTCGTGGTATGCAATTCCTTGACTTGATTCAAGAAGGAAATATGGGCTTGATGAAGGCTGTTGACAAGTTTGATTATTCTAAAGGATTCAAGTTCTCAACTTACGCAACTTGGTGGATTCGTCAGGCTATCACTCGTGCTATTGCGGATCAAGCTCGTACCATCCGTATCCCAGTCCACATGGTTGAAACCATCAATAAATTGGTTCGTGAACAGCGTAATCTTCTTCAAGAATTGGGTCAAGATCCAACACCTGAGCAAATTGCTGAACGTATGGATATGACCCCTGACAAGGTTCGTGAAATCTTGAAGATTGCCCAAGAACCGGTATCTCTTGAAACACCAATCGGTGAAGAAGATGATAGCCATCTTGGAGACTTTATTGAAGATGAAGTGATTGAAAATCCAGTGGACTATACGACTCGTATCGTCTTGCGTGAGCAGTTGGATGAGGTCTTGGATACTCTTACAGATCGTGAAGAAAATGTTTTGCGTCTGCGTTTTGGGCTAGATGATGGTAAAATGCGTACCCTTGAAGATGTTGGTAAAGTCTTTAACGTGACTCGCGAGCGTATCCGTCAGATTGAAGCTAAAGCTTTGAGAAAACTACGCCAACCAAGTCGCAGCAAACCGCTTCGTGATTTTATTGAAGACTAA
- a CDS encoding Xaa-Pro dipeptidyl-peptidase, whose amino-acid sequence MRFNQFSYLALPIDTIIFELKKYGFDLPVNITNKKMLEEFLIRFFFNYKDSTYPLSSLAVDKETDLLTFFQSDKELTADIFYTVAFQLLGFSYLVDFEDSDAFRKETAFPIVYGDLIENLYQLLNTRTKKGNTLIDQLVSDGLIPEDNDYHYFNGKSLATFSSHDVIREVVYVESRVDTDQKGLPDLVKVSIIRPRYDGQIPAIMTVSPYHQGTNDKASDKALYKMEGELEVKSAHKIELEEPQLNLVQPQGQAELVSKAEEKLTHINASYTLNDYFLPRGFANLYVSGVGTKDSTGFMTNGDYQQIEAYKNVIDWLNGRCRAFTDHTRQRQVKADWSNGKVATTGLSYLGTMSNGLATTGVDGLEVIIAEAGISSWYNYYRENGLVTSPGGYPGEDFDSLAELTYSRNLLAGDYIRGNEAHQADLEKVKEQLDRKSGDYNQFWHDRNYLLNADKVKAEVVFTHGSQDWNVKPLHVYQMFHALPAHIHKHLFFHNGAHVYMNNWQSIDFRESMNALLTKKLLGEETDFQLPTVIWQDNTAPQTWLSLDTFGEQDNFESFSLGQEEKVIQNQYSDKDFERYGKTYQTFNTELYQGKANQITIDLPVTKDLHLNGHAQLNLRIKSSTNKGLLSAQLLEFGQRKYLQPYPAILSSRTIDNGRYYMLENLCELPFRENAQRVVTKGYFNLQNRNDLLFVEDITADEWMDVQFELQPTIYKLKEGDTLRLVLYTTDFEITIRDNTAYHLTVDLEQSTLILPCQKV is encoded by the coding sequence ATGCGTTTTAATCAATTCAGCTATTTAGCGCTACCTATAGATACAATTATCTTTGAATTAAAAAAGTACGGGTTTGATTTACCAGTCAACATTACAAATAAAAAAATGCTCGAGGAGTTTCTTATTCGTTTCTTTTTTAATTACAAAGATAGCACCTATCCCCTATCTAGTTTAGCAGTTGATAAAGAAACTGACTTACTGACATTTTTTCAGTCAGACAAAGAACTGACTGCAGATATTTTCTATACTGTAGCCTTTCAACTCTTAGGTTTTTCTTACTTGGTTGACTTTGAAGACAGTGATGCTTTTCGTAAAGAGACTGCTTTTCCCATTGTATATGGTGACTTGATTGAAAATCTCTATCAGTTACTCAATACTCGCACCAAAAAGGGAAATACTCTTATCGACCAACTTGTTAGTGATGGTCTTATTCCTGAGGATAATGACTACCACTACTTTAACGGCAAGAGTTTGGCTACTTTTTCTAGCCATGATGTCATTCGTGAAGTCGTTTACGTTGAATCTCGTGTCGATACTGACCAAAAAGGGCTACCAGACTTAGTCAAGGTCAGCATTATTCGTCCTCGTTATGACGGGCAAATTCCTGCTATCATGACTGTAAGTCCCTATCATCAAGGAACCAATGACAAAGCCAGTGATAAGGCTCTCTACAAGATGGAAGGTGAGCTTGAGGTTAAATCTGCTCACAAGATTGAGCTAGAGGAGCCTCAACTAAATCTTGTCCAACCTCAAGGTCAAGCTGAGCTAGTGTCAAAAGCTGAAGAAAAGCTAACGCACATCAACGCTAGCTATACACTCAACGACTACTTCCTTCCACGAGGGTTTGCTAATCTCTATGTCTCAGGTGTTGGTACCAAAGACTCCACAGGTTTCATGACTAATGGAGACTACCAGCAAATTGAGGCTTATAAAAATGTCATCGACTGGCTCAATGGTCGCTGCCGTGCCTTTACTGACCACACGCGCCAGCGTCAAGTCAAGGCTGACTGGTCAAACGGAAAAGTAGCCACAACGGGACTTTCCTATCTAGGTACCATGTCCAATGGTCTAGCGACTACAGGTGTAGATGGGTTAGAAGTCATTATTGCCGAGGCAGGCATTTCTTCATGGTACAATTACTATCGTGAAAACGGTCTGGTGACTAGCCCAGGTGGGTATCCAGGGGAGGACTTTGACTCTCTTGCTGAACTAACCTACTCTCGTAATCTCTTGGCTGGTGACTATATCCGTGGTAATGAGGCTCACCAAGCTGACTTAGAAAAAGTAAAAGAACAGTTAGATCGCAAATCTGGTGACTACAATCAATTTTGGCATGACCGCAACTATCTGCTCAATGCTGATAAAGTAAAGGCAGAGGTTGTCTTTACCCATGGTTCACAGGATTGGAATGTCAAACCACTTCATGTTTACCAGATGTTCCATGCTCTTCCTGCTCATATACACAAGCACCTCTTTTTCCATAATGGCGCACATGTTTACATGAACAACTGGCAGTCCATTGACTTCCGTGAGTCCATGAACGCCTTATTGACTAAGAAATTACTGGGAGAAGAGACAGATTTTCAACTTCCTACTGTCATTTGGCAGGACAATACAGCTCCTCAGACTTGGCTATCACTTGATACCTTCGGTGAGCAAGATAACTTTGAATCCTTCTCACTTGGTCAAGAAGAGAAAGTTATTCAAAACCAGTACTCAGATAAGGATTTTGAGCGTTATGGTAAGACCTACCAGACCTTCAATACAGAACTCTATCAAGGGAAAGCCAATCAGATTACTATTGACCTTCCTGTAACCAAAGACCTTCACTTGAACGGTCATGCTCAGCTCAATCTACGTATCAAATCCAGTACAAATAAGGGGCTCTTATCTGCCCAACTGCTAGAATTTGGACAGAGGAAATACCTACAACCTTATCCAGCTATTTTAAGTTCTAGAACCATTGACAACGGTCGCTACTACATGTTGGAAAATCTCTGTGAATTGCCTTTTCGTGAAAATGCACAACGCGTCGTGACAAAAGGCTATTTCAATTTGCAAAATAGAAATGATTTACTGTTCGTAGAGGATATTACTGCAGATGAATGGATGGATGTGCAATTTGAACTGCAACCAACTATTTACAAGTTAAAAGAAGGAGATACTCTTCGTTTAGTCCTCTATACTACTGACTTTGAAATCACAATCCGTGACAATACCGCTTACCACCTGACTGTTGATCTTGAACAGTCTACTCTTATCCTACCTTGTCAAAAGGTATAA
- a CDS encoding DUF4044 domain-containing protein, with product MAFGDNGKRKKTMFEKITLFIVIIMLVASLLGIFATAIGALSNL from the coding sequence ATGGCATTTGGAGATAATGGAAAACGTAAAAAAACGATGTTTGAGAAAATAACCTTGTTTATCGTGATTATCATGCTAGTAGCAAGTTTATTGGGAATTTTTGCAACTGCAATTGGTGCCCTCAGTAATCTATAA